From the genome of Fusarium oxysporum f. sp. lycopersici 4287 chromosome 3, whole genome shotgun sequence, one region includes:
- a CDS encoding L-lactate dehydrogenase, whose translation MGSASRVAIVGVGEVGGAVAYNLALNSIPGELLLVDLDLNLRNAQIEDLSDVIYSTNSSTRVRPATYREAAQSDLVVITAASKHTLGKRPSILVFATDLWFFQGQTTVDYTSRNTSMIREVMEAMKPFRPDTVLLVVANPVDLLTSLAKDMAGLPPSQVIGTGTTLDTYRLRGMVASRALVSPSAVDAFVVGRHGEDQVVTWSSASIGAVPNADVQMFNALDRNRIELICKRRSQSIIRGKGSAPFGIASVAANLCCSVILDKRAVYPVSHFQEQYGCCLSMPAVIGRKGILSSVPLSLDAGEEVAVKASGKLVKESVESIQRDWW comes from the exons ATGGGCTCAGCATCTCGAGTAGCGATTGTAGGCGTCGGCGAAGTCGGCGGTGCCGTCGCTTATAACCTTGCACTGAATTCTATCCCCGGCGAGTTGCTTCTCGTCGACCTCGATCTCAATCTGAGAAATGCTCAGATCGAAGATCTCTCCGATGTCATCTACAGTACTAATAGCAGTACACGTGTACGTCCAGCCACGTATCGTGAGGCCGCTCAGAGCGACCTCGTGGTCATAACCGCTGCATCTAAACACACGTTAGGTAAGCGTCCAAGTATACTTGTTTTTGCTACAGACTTATGGTTCTTTCAAGGGCAGACAACGGTTGACTATACGTCTCGGAACACTTCGATGATACGTGAGGTGATGGAGGCGATGAAACCTTTCCGACCTGACACGGTTTTGCTGGTTGTGGCAAATCCTGTTGACTTGCTAACATCCCTCGCCAAAGACATGGCGGGACTTCCTCCGTCTCAGGTCATCGGCACCGGTACTACTCTCGACACTTATAGACTTCGTGGGATGGTTGCATCTCGTGCTTTG GTATCACCGTCTGCTGTAGATGCATTCGTCGTGGGCCGTCACGGGGAAGACCAAGTAGTCACCTGGTCTTCAGCAAGCATTGGCGCGGTCCCTAATGCTGACGTACAAATGTTCAATGCTCTTGATCGCAATAGAATTGAACTAATCTGCAAGCGTCGATCGCAAAGTATCATACGGGGTAAAGGCTCTGCGCCGTTCGGGATTGCTTCAGTCGCTGCTAATTTGTGCTGTTCTGTTATCTTGGACAAGCGTGCGGTATACCCCGTTAGTCACTTTCAAGAGCAGTATGGATGTTGTCTCAGTATGCCTGCTGTTATTGGAAGAAAGGGGATTCTGAGTTCAGTTCCGTTGTCTTTGGATGCTGGGGAGGAGGTTGCGGTAAAGGCATCGGGAAAACTAGTGAAAGAAAGTGTTGAGTCGATCCAACGAGactggtggtga
- a CDS encoding hypothetical protein (At least one base has a quality score < 10), whose translation MALSGSYGRGHRRAQPQEGLMPSVYRQVDRWSKHIQGTGDSMYVPGSDLTVDEAMVRFTGRSLETTTIPQKPTPTGYKVWVLRQSGYFCSRQGDEEVAEEHLTPTQRVVTALLTLLPLAVYHVFLDNLLAGVDELLVAEKDREGKGIPWGQMHCIPTKDGKFSWKDNALVLFLTTVFREGNQVIRSRRWPAASSAANRAAREVFGSELGKDLRVPLGIDEHSHHTNGVDTGDQLRSYNQYSRPIRRGGWQSIAWNFLLEVILVNSFLLQIWGEPEWKAFESQYQWRRHLSAQLIQRFGSSDSMGKSIVEVSAVLTPLA comes from the exons ATGGCTCTTTCAGGAAGCTATGGCCGTGGTCACCGCCGGGCTCAGCCCCAGGAAGGCCTGATGCCTAGCGTCTACAGGCAGGTCGACCGATGGTCGAAGCATATACAAGGGACTGGAGACTCTATGTACGTGCCCGGCAGTGATTTGACGGTGGACGAGGCTATGGTACGTTTCACAGGCCGCTCATTAGAGACAACAACGATTCCTCAGAAGCCTACACCGACCGGTTATAAGGTATGGGTTCTGCGACAGTCTGGATACTTC TGCTCGAGACAGGGTGACGAAGAGGTGGCTGAAGAGCATCTCACGCCTACTCAACGGGTCGTCACCGCGTTACTGACTTTATTGCCGCTTGCGGTTTACCACGTATTCCTCGACAATCTTTTAGC CGGCGTTGACGAGCTACTCGTTGCTGAGAAGGATAGGGAAGGAAAGGGAATCCCTTGGGGCCAAATGCACTGCATTCCGACAAAGGATGGAAAG TTTAGCTGGAAGGATAAcgctcttgttctttttcttacGACTGTCTTTCGTGAAGGAAACCAAGTCATACGGAGTCGCCGATGGCCTGCCGCCTCCTCTGCCGCCAACCGAGCTGCGCGGGAGGTATTTGGGTCCGAGTTGGGAAAGGATCTCCGTGTGCCGTTGGGGATCGACGAACATAGCCACCATACGAATGGCGTTGACACTGGAGACCAGCTGAGGTCTTATAACCAATACTCACGGCCCATAAGGAGAGGAGGATGGCAGTCAATAGCCTGGAACTTCCTCCTCGAAGTAATACTCGTCAATAGTTTTCTACTTCAAATCTGGGGTGAGCCAGAGTGGAAGGCCTTCGAGAGCCAATACCAATGGCGGAGACACCTATCTGCCCAATTAATTCAGCGTTTCGGGTCGTCA GATTCCATGGGCAAGAGCATAGTCGAAGTCAGCGCGGTTCTAACTCCCCTTGCGTAG
- a CDS encoding pyruvate, water dikinase (At least one base has a quality score < 10), with product MIRALGPKGIPVPPGFATSSYAYWHYVDANNIRGKIDELVSQWQAGHQTLAEAGHAIRNLFLRGTWPADTAEAILSGYRDLCDKAQVDNLSVAVRSSATAEDLPDASFAGQQETYLNVQGDDALLDACRRCYASLFTDRAISYRQIKEFSHASVALSIGVQQMVRSDIGGSGVMFSIDTESGFDKIVLINAAWGLGENVVQGTVNPDEYQVFKPLLANMNLTLILSKKLGDKSIKMTYKVGERGHTLTTGLSIGDKAVSGRTCLLTSVSDMDKFIDGSILVTEATDPDWVPVMKRAAAIITDQGGRTSHAAIVSRELGVPAVVGTGNATYVLHTGQDVTVSCAEGDSGLVYDGISEITTQMVHISELPSVRTKIMLNLANPAAAYRWWRLPVDGIGLAHMEFVVSNAIQVHPMALIHFEHLKDEQAKREIDKLTTGYAYKPDYFVDKLASGLATLCSAVYPKPAIIRMSDFKTNEYARLIGGAEFELKEENPMIGFRGASRYYSPRYKEGFALGCRAVKRVREEMGLTNAIVMIPFCRTIKEARKVLDVMEENGLKRGENGLKVYVMCEIPSNVILASSFTQHFDGFSIGSNNLAQLTLGVDRDSGELAGLFNEQDEAVKWMIARAIEVARREGCKIGLCGEAPSNHPEFAKFLVDAGIDSISVSPDSFVQVMKHVVASERGS from the exons ATGATTCGAGCCCTTGGACCCAAAGGAATTCCAGTGCCACCAGGCTTCGCGACATCCTCCTATGCCTATTGGCACTATGTCGATGCCAATAACATCCGCGGCAAAATCGATGAACTGGTCAGTCAATGGCAGGCTGGTCATCAGACCCTTGCTGAGGCAGGCCATGCCATACGGAACTTGTTCCTGCGTGGAACTTGGCCAGCTGATACTGCAGAGGCCATCTTGTCCGGCTATCGCGACCTGTGCGATAAAGCTCAGGTTGACAATCTGAGCGTTGCAGTACGATCTAGCGCAACAGCTGAAGATCTTCCTGATGCTAGTTTCGCTGGACAGCAGGAAACATACTTGAATGTTCAAGGGGACGATGCACTGCTAGATGCCTGTCGACGATGCTACGCTTCACTTTTCACAGACCGAGCCATCAGCTATCGCCAAATTAAGGAGTTCAGCCATGCAAGCGTGGCTCTCTCCATCGGAGTACAACAAATGGTTCGTTCTGACATCGGCGGTTCGGGCGTCATGTTCTCTATCGATACAGAGAGTGGATTCGACAAGATTGTGCTCATCAATGCTGCCTGGGGCCTTGGAGAGAATGTTGTTCAGGGCACTGTCAACCCAGATGAGTACCAAGTTTTCAAGCCTCTCTTGGCCAATATGAACCTTACGCTAATTCTAAGCAAGAAACTCGGCGACAAGTCAATCAAGATG ACCTACAAGGTCGGTGAACGTGGTCATACCTTAACCACGGGACTGTCTATTGGCGATAAAGCAGTTTCTGGGCGTACCTGCTTGCTCACTTCGGTGTCGGACATGGACAAGTTTATCGATGGCTCGATTCTGGTAACCGAGGCTACAGACCCTGACTGGGTTCCTGTCATGAAGCGAGCTGCCGCTATCATCACAGACCAAGGTGGGCGTACTTCTCACGCCGCCATTGTCAGTCGAGAATTAGGTGTTCCAGCGGTAGTGGGTACAGGAAATGCCACCTACGTTCTGCACACTGGCCAGGATGTCACTGTATCGTGTGCAGAAGGTGATTCAGGTCTCGTCTATGATGGCATCTCGGAGATCACCACCCAGATGGTTCACATATCTGAACTCCCTTCGGTCCGAACAAAGATCATGCTGAATCTGGCCAACCCTGCAGCTGCATACCGCTGGTGGAGACTCCCAGTCGATGGCATCGGACTTGCTCATATGGAATTTGTAGTCAGCAATGCTATACAAGTCCATCCTATGGCTCTTATTCACTTTGAGCATCTCAAGGATGAACAAGCCAAGAGAGAGATTGACAAGTTGACGACAGGCTATGCCTACAAGCCTGATTACTTTGTCGACAAGTTGGCATCCGGCCTTGCAACTCTGTGTTCCGCTGTCTACCCCAAACCAGCCATCATCAGGATGAGCGATTTCAAGACGAACGAGTATGCTCGTCTGATAGGTGGTGCTGAGTTTGAACTGAAAGAGGAGAATCCTATGATTGGATTTCGTGGGGCATCACGCTATTACTCACCTCGCTATAAGGAGGGCTTTGCTCTGGGATGCCGGGCTGTCAAGAGGGTACGAGAGGAAATGGGTCTCACCAATGCCATCGTCATGATACCCTTCTGTCGAACAATCAAAGAAGCCCGAAAGGTGCTAGACGTTATGGAAGAGAACGGTCTaaagagaggagagaatgGTCTCAAGGTCTATGTCATGTGCGAGATTCCATCCAATGTCATCCTAGCCTCGAGCTTCACCCAACACTTTGACGGGTTCTCCATTGGGTCCAACAATCTGGCCCAGCTCACACTCGGTGTAGACCGAGACTCTGGGGAGTTGGCAGGTTTGTTCAACGAGCAGGATGAGGCTGTCAAATGGATGATTGCTAGAGCTATTGAAGTGGCTCGTCGGGAAGGATGCAAGATTGGGCTATGTGGAGAGGCACCGAGCAATCATCCTGAGTTTGCTAAATTCTTGGTTGATGCGGGAATTGATTCTATCTCTGTCAGCCCGGATAGTTTTGTTCAGGTTATGAAACACGTGGTGGCTAGTGAACGGGGCTCGTAA